The Corynebacterium comes genome window below encodes:
- the cydB gene encoding cytochrome d ubiquinol oxidase subunit II translates to MDLQTLWFIVIAVLFAGYFVLEGFDFGVGMLLPFLGHGEEGARRRDAAVRTIGPVWDGNEVWLITAGAALFAAFPEWYATMFSGFYLPLLLILVALIIRGVALEWRTKVDTAEWRRLSDLGLGIGSWVPALLWGVAFANLMRGVPVDAARQVPSGIEGLLGLLNPFGLLGGLAFVMIFLLHGVTFLGLKTEGALRDRAHRIGRKLALPALTVAGGFAVWLQLMYGRPETWVAFAVLFLFLLGAVTLMLRGRDGLAFAATFLAIVALVALIFGAMFPYLMPTTLADGVSLDIWNSASSDYTLRLLSWVAVFLIPVVLIAQGWTYWVFRRRVRA, encoded by the coding sequence GTGGATCTGCAGACTCTCTGGTTCATCGTCATCGCTGTCCTGTTCGCCGGCTACTTCGTCCTGGAGGGTTTCGATTTCGGTGTCGGCATGCTGCTGCCCTTCCTGGGCCACGGTGAAGAGGGCGCGCGGCGTCGAGACGCCGCGGTGAGAACCATCGGCCCTGTCTGGGACGGCAACGAAGTGTGGTTGATCACCGCCGGCGCTGCCCTGTTCGCGGCATTCCCGGAGTGGTACGCGACGATGTTCTCCGGCTTCTACCTGCCGCTGCTGCTCATCCTCGTCGCGCTCATCATCCGCGGGGTCGCCCTGGAGTGGCGCACCAAGGTCGACACAGCCGAGTGGCGGCGTCTCAGTGACCTCGGCCTCGGCATCGGCAGCTGGGTGCCTGCGCTGCTGTGGGGTGTGGCCTTCGCCAACCTGATGCGCGGCGTGCCTGTGGACGCTGCCCGGCAGGTCCCGTCGGGAATCGAGGGCCTGCTGGGACTGCTCAATCCTTTCGGCCTGCTCGGTGGACTGGCGTTCGTGATGATCTTCCTCCTGCACGGTGTGACTTTCCTGGGTCTGAAGACGGAGGGGGCGCTGCGGGATCGGGCGCATCGGATCGGCAGGAAACTGGCACTGCCGGCGCTGACTGTGGCAGGTGGCTTCGCCGTTTGGCTGCAACTGATGTACGGCCGCCCGGAGACCTGGGTGGCGTTCGCCGTGCTGTTCCTCTTTCTGCTGGGCGCGGTCACCCTCATGCTCCGGGGTCGTGATGGTCTGGCGTTCGCCGCCACGTTCCTGGCCATCGTGGCACTGGTGGCGCTCATCTTCGGCGCGATGTTCCCCTATCTCATGCCCACGACCCTGGCGGACGGCGTGAGCCTGGACATCTGGAACTCGGCCAGCTCCGACTACACACTGAGGCTCCTGTCCTGGGTCGCGGTCTTCCTCATCCCGGTGGTGCTCATCGCCCAGGGATGGACATACTGGGTTTTCCGCCGACGGGTGCGTGCGTAG
- a CDS encoding ABC transporter ATP-binding protein/permease has product MSTNRSPVDPRLLRLAPPVRSLILRAGLAQALTTMLVLARGVLIGWGATRLIVERVFPWWVIPALVAVVAAHGAVSWVAQRWSSRGVGATIDSLRASSLEALRRRDPRVVQEQSAHWRTVLTRGLDDFRPYLSDFLPSLVAVVLATPAALLVVFLADPVSGVLALVTVPLIPVFMVLIGTLTRAQTRRRLQITAALGGQLADLLSGALTLRALGATDQPGREIEASGRRHENATMSVLRLAFLSSFALEFIATLSVALVAVGIGLRLIDGSLGLSAGLIALIVIPEVYQPIRQVGTNFHAAADGLAAVEEVLELIDAPSHQPPFTPQRREGVALEVSGLSVAGRDGTTPTDLSFRAEPGEVTVLHGPNGSGKSTAFLAVLGVLPKNLVHGQVVAPAPEAISYLPARPVLTPGTVKDNLVLLGAEPARAEAAAAAVGTGVPGDRILGAHGSGISAGQSQRLALARTLARGDGGPMLLLLDEPSAHLSPELVEHLGMLLRQYAAEGHAVVVASHDRRIAAAADKVVPL; this is encoded by the coding sequence ATGTCCACCAACAGGTCACCTGTGGATCCCCGCCTGCTGCGGCTGGCTCCCCCGGTGCGCTCACTGATTCTGCGCGCCGGTCTCGCCCAGGCGCTGACCACGATGCTGGTGCTCGCGAGGGGTGTGCTCATCGGCTGGGGGGCCACCCGGCTCATCGTCGAGCGTGTCTTCCCCTGGTGGGTCATCCCCGCTCTGGTTGCCGTGGTCGCCGCCCACGGCGCCGTGTCCTGGGTGGCGCAGCGCTGGTCCTCCCGGGGAGTGGGCGCCACGATCGACTCCCTGCGGGCCTCCTCCCTCGAGGCGCTGCGGCGCCGGGATCCCCGCGTCGTGCAGGAGCAGTCTGCGCACTGGCGCACCGTGCTGACGAGGGGACTGGATGATTTCCGCCCCTACCTCAGCGATTTCCTGCCCTCCCTGGTGGCGGTCGTGCTGGCCACCCCGGCCGCTCTGCTGGTGGTGTTCCTGGCGGACCCGGTCTCCGGGGTACTGGCACTGGTGACGGTGCCGCTCATCCCCGTGTTCATGGTGCTCATCGGCACGCTCACCCGCGCGCAGACCCGGCGCCGCCTGCAGATCACCGCCGCGCTCGGCGGCCAGTTGGCTGACCTCCTCTCGGGGGCGCTCACCCTGCGGGCCCTGGGCGCGACCGACCAGCCCGGCCGGGAGATCGAGGCCTCCGGGCGCAGGCACGAGAACGCCACCATGTCGGTCCTGCGGCTGGCATTCCTGTCCTCATTTGCACTCGAGTTCATCGCGACGCTCTCCGTCGCTCTGGTCGCCGTGGGCATCGGCCTCCGTCTCATCGACGGCTCCCTCGGACTCTCAGCGGGACTGATCGCGCTCATTGTCATTCCGGAGGTCTACCAGCCGATCCGGCAGGTGGGAACGAACTTCCACGCCGCGGCTGATGGCCTCGCCGCCGTCGAGGAGGTCCTCGAGCTTATCGACGCCCCCTCCCACCAGCCGCCCTTCACCCCGCAACGCCGCGAAGGCGTGGCACTGGAGGTCTCGGGGCTCTCGGTCGCAGGTCGCGACGGCACCACCCCGACCGACCTGAGCTTCCGGGCCGAACCCGGTGAGGTGACCGTGCTCCACGGCCCGAACGGTTCCGGCAAGTCGACGGCCTTCCTGGCGGTCCTCGGTGTGCTGCCGAAGAACCTGGTGCATGGTCAGGTGGTGGCCCCTGCACCGGAGGCGATCTCCTATCTACCTGCCCGCCCCGTGCTCACGCCCGGCACGGTGAAGGACAACCTCGTCCTGCTGGGCGCAGAGCCTGCCCGGGCGGAGGCGGCCGCCGCAGCCGTCGGCACCGGTGTTCCCGGTGATCGGATCCTCGGCGCCCACGGATCCGGGATCTCCGCCGGCCAGAGTCAGCGGCTGGCGCTGGCCCGCACGCTGGCCCGCGGGGATGGCGGGCCGATGCTGCTGCTTCTCGACGAACCCTCCGCCCACCTCAGCCCCGAACTCGTCGAGCACCTCGGCATGCTGCTCCGGCAGTACGCGGCCGAGGGTCACGCCGTCGTGGTGGCCTCCCACGACCGAAGGATTGCCGCCGCCGCGGACAAGGTGGTCCCGCTGTGA
- the cydC gene encoding thiol reductant ABC exporter subunit CydC translates to MRLLHFAGVRRRDLVLAVLAGSVTLLSALSLTVLSGWLITRAWEMPPVLDLSVAITAVRALGISRAVFRYLERLVSHRLALSALTTLRSRLFTSLAADSSGRGHLLTRGDGLVALVSDTERVTDLIVRSIVPRGVALVVSVAAVLGAGLLQPLAGLVLGLGFLVTGVAVPRLAVKAARSARRADAADDWSVALDEILDNRIEFEAAGLGDARIRASTAASARSSLAQVASDRPLAPAAAARAWSTGLAAVIILAIGALTYTGDPMWLGMMVMLPLAGFESHGQLAAAAIHADEARGAERRLSELMAGTGGVSMSGDLPGLHLRAHDLRCAFGERTWDVDLAPGERLIIRGPSGSGKTTLLLTLAGLVPPRSGEVTLGGRDLAAIAPERLRAAVRVHTEDEWLFATTIRENLRVANPTVDDATMRETLDAVGLGAWAGDLDLVLADGAGSLSSGQRRRLLLARALCSDAPVLLLDEPTAHISAEDAAGLLAMLERDPLPGARADRSVVVVTHEEQ, encoded by the coding sequence GTGAGACTCCTCCACTTCGCCGGGGTCCGTCGACGCGACCTGGTGCTGGCCGTCCTCGCGGGTTCCGTGACGCTGCTGTCCGCGTTGAGTCTGACGGTGCTGTCCGGTTGGCTGATCACACGCGCGTGGGAGATGCCGCCGGTGCTCGACCTGTCGGTGGCCATCACGGCGGTGCGCGCGCTGGGCATTTCCCGCGCGGTGTTCCGCTATCTCGAACGGCTGGTCAGCCACCGGCTGGCCCTTTCCGCACTGACCACCCTGCGGTCACGCCTGTTCACTTCATTGGCCGCGGACTCCTCCGGCCGCGGGCACCTGCTCACACGGGGCGACGGCCTTGTGGCGCTGGTCTCCGACACGGAACGGGTCACCGACCTCATCGTCCGGTCCATAGTGCCCCGTGGGGTCGCGCTCGTCGTGTCGGTGGCCGCGGTGCTCGGCGCCGGACTGCTCCAGCCCCTGGCCGGCCTGGTGCTGGGGCTGGGTTTCCTGGTCACCGGCGTGGCCGTCCCACGCCTGGCGGTGAAGGCTGCACGATCAGCCCGGCGCGCCGATGCCGCTGACGACTGGTCGGTGGCCCTGGACGAGATCCTGGACAACCGCATCGAGTTCGAGGCCGCGGGTCTCGGCGACGCGCGGATCCGGGCGAGCACGGCGGCGTCGGCACGCAGCAGCCTGGCCCAGGTCGCCTCCGACAGGCCCCTGGCTCCGGCGGCCGCCGCCCGGGCCTGGAGCACGGGGCTGGCGGCGGTGATCATCCTGGCCATCGGCGCGCTGACCTACACGGGGGATCCGATGTGGCTGGGCATGATGGTGATGCTGCCGCTCGCCGGCTTCGAGTCCCACGGCCAGTTGGCGGCTGCCGCCATCCACGCCGATGAGGCCCGGGGAGCCGAAAGGCGCCTGTCGGAGCTGATGGCGGGGACCGGCGGGGTGTCGATGAGCGGCGACCTCCCGGGGCTGCACCTGCGAGCGCATGACCTGCGTTGCGCATTCGGCGAGCGGACCTGGGACGTGGATCTCGCACCGGGTGAACGACTGATCATCCGCGGCCCCAGCGGCAGCGGCAAGACCACGCTCCTGCTCACGCTCGCCGGGCTCGTTCCGCCCAGGTCCGGCGAGGTCACCCTGGGTGGTCGCGACCTGGCCGCCATCGCGCCGGAGAGGCTGCGCGCGGCGGTGCGGGTGCACACCGAGGACGAGTGGCTCTTCGCCACCACCATCCGTGAGAACCTGCGGGTGGCCAACCCCACCGTTGACGACGCCACCATGCGGGAGACCCTCGACGCCGTCGGGCTCGGCGCGTGGGCCGGCGATCTGGACCTCGTGCTCGCCGACGGCGCCGGCTCCCTGTCCAGCGGTCAACGTCGCCGCCTGCTCCTCGCCCGTGCGCTGTGCTCGGATGCCCCCGTCCTGCTTCTCGACGAGCCCACCGCCCACATCTCGGCCGAGGATGCCGCCGGGCTCCTCGCCATGCTGGAGCGCGACCCCCTGCCGGGGGCGCGGGCGGATCGCAGCGTGGTGGTGGTGACCCACGAGGAGCAGTAG
- the uriH gene encoding uridine-preferring nucleoside hydrolase UriH — translation MARKIILDCDPGHDDAVAILLAAGNPEIELLGITTIGGNQTLEKVTYNARQVCTIAGLNDVPIHAGTTRPLVRPVEVAEGIHGDTGMEIHDYQLPEPTVEVAEGHAVDFIIDTVMAHEPGTVTLVPTGPLTNIALAARKEPRIVERVAEVVLMGGGYHVGNWSAVAEFNIKIDPEAAHIVFNEPWPVTMVGLDLTHQALATDEIEAEIKALGTDLADFVVALFGAFRKNYQDAQGFDHPPVHDPCAVAYLIDPDVVSVRKVPVDIELTGTLTLGMTVADFRAPAPEDCHTQVAVDLDNRKFWDLVIDAIRVASK, via the coding sequence ATGGCACGAAAGATCATCCTCGACTGCGACCCCGGACACGACGACGCCGTCGCCATCCTGCTTGCCGCCGGCAACCCGGAGATCGAGTTGCTCGGCATCACCACCATCGGTGGCAACCAGACTCTGGAGAAGGTCACCTACAACGCCCGCCAGGTCTGCACCATCGCGGGACTGAACGACGTACCGATCCACGCCGGCACCACCCGGCCGCTGGTGCGCCCGGTGGAGGTCGCCGAGGGCATCCACGGCGACACCGGCATGGAGATCCACGACTACCAGCTGCCCGAACCGACCGTGGAGGTGGCTGAGGGGCACGCGGTGGACTTCATCATCGACACGGTCATGGCGCACGAGCCGGGCACCGTCACCCTGGTTCCCACCGGACCACTGACCAATATCGCACTGGCCGCACGCAAGGAACCGCGCATCGTGGAGCGCGTGGCCGAGGTCGTGCTCATGGGTGGCGGATACCACGTGGGAAACTGGTCCGCGGTCGCGGAATTCAACATCAAGATCGATCCCGAGGCAGCCCACATCGTCTTCAACGAGCCGTGGCCCGTGACCATGGTCGGCCTTGACCTGACGCACCAGGCCCTGGCCACCGACGAGATCGAGGCCGAGATCAAGGCCCTGGGGACGGACCTCGCGGACTTCGTGGTCGCACTCTTCGGGGCGTTCCGCAAGAACTACCAGGACGCCCAGGGCTTCGATCACCCGCCCGTGCACGATCCCTGCGCGGTGGCCTACCTGATTGACCCTGATGTGGTGTCGGTCCGCAAGGTGCCGGTGGACATTGAGCTGACCGGAACGCTGACCCTCGGGATGACCGTGGCAGACTTCCGCGCACCGGCGCCGGAGGACTGTCACACCCAGGTGGCGGTGGACCTCGACAACAGGAAGTTCTGGGATCTCGTCATCGACGCGATCCGGGTCGCGTCGAAGTAG
- the uriT gene encoding uridine transporter UriT, producing MSHVIEVRRAPTSETIPLVLALLVAVFAFQLNASMLSPALATMERELSATAAQIGLTQTAFFTAAALFSLFLPRWGDLVGRRKILVAMMALTAVGCVVSALAPNVTVLFLGRVIQGVAGPTVPLTLIMLRQQIPNEKQYGLLMGIITSVNGGIGGVDALLGGWLAGNFGFRSIFWVMAVVCVVAVVTVQLFTRESTAEFTPPMDWKGVAPLAVAIGALLTAFNEAGKLGDANWLLFGVLVVVGAAGIIAFWNIEKRQEHPLVTVEYMKQRRTWALLLTTLLTMTGVFAVMNGLLPNLGQDVENGAGMGADVVSWYTLTPYALAGLVMGPIAGALAAKLGYKRILQIGLLGSTLGLIIAIFIADAPNRWVLFAISLFIGVTYAGIANIMLNGLGVVLSPADNQGYLPGMNAGAFNLGAGISFAILFAVATLFADSGGGYAAGITAGAVIVGLAFLCSFLIPDPETITDTLAAKEKAAAAAGTADHKE from the coding sequence ATGTCTCATGTCATAGAAGTCCGTCGCGCACCGACGTCAGAGACGATCCCTCTGGTGCTCGCGTTGCTGGTGGCGGTCTTCGCCTTCCAGCTCAATGCCTCGATGCTGTCCCCCGCGCTGGCCACGATGGAGAGGGAACTGAGCGCCACGGCCGCCCAGATCGGCCTGACCCAGACTGCCTTCTTCACCGCGGCAGCCCTGTTCTCCCTGTTCCTGCCGCGCTGGGGTGACCTGGTGGGGCGGCGGAAGATCCTCGTCGCCATGATGGCCCTGACCGCCGTCGGTTGTGTGGTCTCCGCACTCGCGCCGAACGTGACGGTCCTGTTCCTGGGACGCGTGATCCAGGGCGTCGCCGGCCCCACCGTCCCCCTCACCCTGATCATGCTGCGCCAGCAGATCCCCAATGAGAAACAGTACGGCCTGCTCATGGGCATCATCACCTCCGTCAACGGCGGTATCGGCGGCGTGGACGCCCTGCTGGGCGGCTGGCTGGCCGGCAACTTCGGTTTCCGCTCCATCTTCTGGGTCATGGCAGTGGTGTGCGTGGTCGCCGTGGTGACCGTGCAGCTCTTCACCCGCGAATCCACCGCCGAGTTCACCCCGCCCATGGACTGGAAGGGTGTGGCCCCGCTGGCGGTGGCCATCGGCGCGCTGCTCACCGCCTTCAACGAGGCCGGCAAGCTCGGTGACGCCAACTGGCTGCTCTTCGGCGTGCTCGTCGTAGTGGGCGCGGCAGGGATCATCGCCTTCTGGAACATCGAGAAGCGGCAGGAGCACCCGCTGGTGACGGTGGAGTACATGAAGCAGCGCCGCACCTGGGCACTGTTGTTGACCACCCTGCTGACCATGACGGGTGTCTTCGCCGTGATGAACGGTCTCCTCCCGAACCTCGGGCAGGATGTGGAGAACGGCGCCGGCATGGGTGCGGACGTGGTGTCCTGGTACACCCTGACCCCGTACGCGTTGGCAGGTCTGGTCATGGGCCCGATCGCCGGTGCCCTGGCCGCGAAGCTCGGCTACAAGCGCATCCTCCAGATCGGGCTCCTCGGCAGCACCCTGGGCCTGATCATCGCGATCTTCATTGCGGACGCGCCCAACCGTTGGGTGCTCTTCGCCATCTCCCTGTTCATCGGCGTCACCTACGCCGGCATCGCCAACATCATGCTCAACGGTCTGGGCGTGGTGCTCAGTCCGGCCGACAACCAGGGCTACCTGCCCGGTATGAACGCCGGTGCCTTCAACCTCGGCGCGGGCATCAGTTTCGCCATCCTCTTCGCGGTGGCCACCCTGTTCGCCGACAGCGGCGGTGGTTACGCGGCGGGCATCACGGCCGGCGCGGTCATCGTCGGCCTGGCCTTCCTCTGCTCGTTCCTGATCCCCGACCCCGAAACCATCACCGATACCCTGGCGGCCAAGGAAAAGGCCGCCGCCGCTGCCGGTACCGCCGACCACAAGGAGTAA
- a CDS encoding NAD(P)/FAD-dependent oxidoreductase, giving the protein MADIVILGAGISGHTAALHLSRRLPSGSTLTVVSPNADWNWIPSNIWVGVGRMKAKKVLFKLAPVYQRLGVTFHQAKATAIWPDGDDSDARPGVDIEFTDPDRAGQTRRIRYDYLINATGPQLKFGMTPGLGPEGHSVSVCTADHAVHAAEELRRVIDEMKEGAERTLVVGMGHGICTCEGAAFEYAFNVEHELSAAGVRDKARLIYLTNEAELGDFGVGGMVFNQRGYETTSKLWTESLFRERGVEAIVGAHVEKVEPGVVHFETLDGRHHALNFDFAMLLPPFGGVGLKAFAPDGTDISDTMFAPNGLMKVDADYSGKPYDQWRASDWPATYRVPGRDNIWAVGIAFAPPHQISTPRKSANGTVITPSPPRTGQPSGEMGKAVAMTILDRIRLGDQATPHEASLARLGAACVASAGANLRTGSAAAMVMVPVVPDKERFPTGRDLRYTRGEIGLSGHWTKLMLHYMFIYKAKARPGWHLIPE; this is encoded by the coding sequence ATGGCGGACATTGTCATCCTGGGCGCGGGTATCTCCGGGCACACCGCGGCCCTCCATCTCAGCCGGAGACTACCCTCCGGTTCCACACTCACGGTCGTCTCCCCGAATGCCGACTGGAACTGGATCCCCAGCAACATCTGGGTCGGCGTCGGGCGGATGAAGGCGAAGAAGGTGCTGTTCAAGCTCGCACCCGTCTATCAGCGGCTCGGGGTCACCTTCCATCAGGCGAAGGCGACCGCCATCTGGCCGGACGGGGACGATTCGGATGCGCGCCCGGGCGTGGACATCGAGTTCACTGACCCGGATCGCGCGGGTCAGACCCGGCGTATCAGGTACGACTACCTCATCAACGCCACCGGCCCGCAGCTGAAGTTCGGGATGACCCCGGGGCTCGGCCCGGAGGGGCACTCGGTGTCGGTGTGTACCGCCGACCATGCGGTCCACGCGGCCGAAGAGCTCAGGCGTGTCATCGACGAGATGAAGGAGGGCGCCGAACGCACCCTGGTGGTCGGTATGGGGCACGGCATCTGCACGTGTGAGGGAGCCGCATTTGAGTATGCGTTCAACGTGGAACATGAGTTGAGTGCCGCGGGGGTCCGGGACAAGGCGCGTCTGATCTACCTGACCAACGAGGCGGAGCTGGGTGACTTCGGCGTCGGTGGCATGGTGTTCAACCAGCGCGGCTATGAAACCACCTCGAAGCTGTGGACCGAATCCCTCTTCCGGGAGCGCGGCGTCGAGGCCATCGTCGGTGCGCACGTGGAGAAGGTGGAGCCGGGCGTCGTCCATTTCGAGACCCTCGACGGCAGGCATCACGCCCTGAATTTCGACTTCGCCATGCTGCTGCCACCCTTCGGTGGCGTCGGGCTCAAGGCCTTCGCCCCGGACGGCACGGACATCAGTGACACGATGTTCGCCCCCAACGGCCTGATGAAGGTCGACGCCGACTACTCCGGCAAACCCTACGACCAGTGGCGCGCCTCCGACTGGCCGGCCACGTACCGGGTTCCCGGCCGGGACAATATCTGGGCGGTGGGGATCGCCTTCGCGCCGCCGCACCAGATCTCCACGCCGCGCAAGTCCGCGAACGGCACCGTGATCACCCCGTCGCCGCCGCGAACGGGTCAACCCTCCGGTGAGATGGGCAAGGCCGTCGCGATGACGATCCTCGACCGCATCCGCCTGGGGGATCAGGCGACGCCGCACGAGGCGTCGTTGGCCAGGCTCGGGGCAGCCTGCGTGGCCTCGGCCGGAGCGAATCTGCGCACAGGTTCGGCCGCTGCCATGGTCATGGTGCCGGTGGTCCCGGACAAGGAACGTTTCCCCACCGGTCGTGACCTCAGGTACACCCGCGGTGAGATCGGCCTGTCGGGGCACTGGACCAAGCTCATGCTGCACTACATGTTCATCTACAAGGCCAAAGCACGGCCGGGCTGGCATCTCATCCCGGAATAA
- a CDS encoding acetyl-CoA hydrolase/transferase family protein has translation MSDRIANALLRGKVMSADEAAQLIDNGDKVGMSGFTGAAYPKALPTAIAKRAKEAQAKGDSYKIDVFTGASTAPDCDGVMAEAGAINYRMPYQSDPIMRNAINAGEMKYQDIHLSHSGQYVEHGFYGKLDVAVVEVTRITEEGHLIPSSGVGNNVDYLDAAKKIIIEVNSWQSLDLEGMADIHRIGHLPNRTPIPIVHTGDRIGNTYIDIDVTKVVAVVETDAPDRNAPFKPVDEQSRKIAGYFLDFLEGEVQGGRLAYDNYVMQSGVGNVPNAVMAGLLDSKFENIEAYTEVIQDGMVDLIDAGKMTVASATSFSLSPEYAEKMNAEAKRYRKHIITRPLQVSNHPEVIRRVGLISSNGMIEADIYGNINSTHVAGQRIMNGIGGSGDFTRNARISTFISPSDAKGGAISAVVPFASHIDHTEHDAMVVITEYGVADLRGLAPRDRTAKMIAVAHPDYRPLLEEYVERASKSKFHHTPHDLATALSFHERLLETGSMKK, from the coding sequence ATGTCCGATCGGATCGCCAACGCTCTGCTGCGCGGCAAGGTCATGTCTGCTGACGAGGCAGCCCAGCTCATCGACAACGGTGACAAGGTCGGAATGTCCGGCTTCACCGGGGCCGCCTACCCGAAGGCGCTGCCGACCGCGATCGCCAAGCGTGCCAAGGAGGCGCAGGCGAAGGGCGACTCCTACAAGATCGACGTCTTCACCGGCGCCTCCACCGCACCGGACTGTGACGGCGTCATGGCTGAGGCCGGCGCGATCAACTACCGCATGCCGTACCAGTCTGACCCGATCATGCGTAACGCCATCAACGCCGGCGAGATGAAGTACCAGGACATCCACCTGTCCCATTCCGGCCAGTACGTGGAGCACGGCTTCTACGGAAAGCTGGACGTCGCCGTCGTCGAGGTCACCCGCATCACCGAGGAGGGTCACCTGATCCCGTCCTCCGGCGTGGGCAACAACGTCGACTACCTGGACGCGGCCAAGAAGATCATCATCGAGGTCAACTCCTGGCAGTCCCTCGACCTCGAGGGCATGGCGGACATCCACCGCATCGGTCACCTGCCGAACCGTACGCCGATCCCGATCGTGCACACCGGTGACCGTATCGGCAACACCTACATCGACATCGACGTGACCAAGGTCGTCGCCGTCGTCGAGACCGATGCCCCGGACCGTAACGCCCCCTTCAAGCCGGTGGACGAGCAGTCCCGGAAGATCGCCGGTTACTTCCTCGACTTCCTCGAGGGTGAGGTCCAGGGTGGTCGCCTGGCGTACGACAACTACGTCATGCAGTCCGGCGTGGGCAACGTTCCCAACGCCGTGATGGCGGGCCTGCTGGACTCCAAGTTCGAGAACATCGAGGCCTACACCGAGGTCATCCAGGACGGCATGGTCGACCTGATCGACGCCGGCAAGATGACCGTCGCGTCCGCCACCTCCTTCTCGCTGTCCCCGGAGTACGCCGAGAAGATGAACGCGGAGGCCAAGCGCTACCGCAAGCACATCATCACCCGCCCGCTGCAGGTCTCCAACCACCCGGAGGTCATCCGCCGCGTGGGCCTGATCTCCTCCAACGGCATGATCGAGGCCGACATCTACGGCAACATCAACTCCACCCACGTGGCCGGTCAGCGCATCATGAACGGCATCGGCGGTTCCGGTGACTTCACCCGCAACGCGCGCATCTCCACCTTCATCTCCCCGTCGGACGCCAAGGGTGGCGCGATCTCCGCCGTCGTCCCCTTCGCCTCCCACATCGACCACACCGAGCACGACGCCATGGTCGTCATCACCGAGTACGGTGTCGCTGACCTGCGTGGCCTGGCTCCGCGTGACCGCACCGCCAAGATGATCGCCGTGGCACACCCGGACTACCGCCCGCTGCTCGAGGAGTATGTCGAGCGCGCCTCCAAGTCCAAGTTCCACCACACCCCGCACGACCTCGCAACCGCTCTGTCCTTCCATGAGCGTCTGCTCGAGACCGGCTCCATGAAGAAGTAG
- the dusB gene encoding tRNA dihydrouridine synthase DusB codes for MTVKIGSLTLNSPVILAPMAGVTNVAFRTLCREQEIERTGTVSGLYVCEMITARALVERNEKTLHMTTFAPDETPRSMQLYTTDPEYTYKAAKMIVDENMADHIDMNFGCPVPKVTRRGGGSAIPYKRRLFGNIVAAAVKATEGTDIPVTVKFRVGIDDEHHTHLDAGRIAVEEGAAAVTLHARTAAQRYSGAADWSQITRLVEHLDGSGIPVLGNGDIFAAGDARRMMDETGCDGVVVGRGCLGRPWLFAELSAELRGEAPPAAPTLGEVTRIIIRHAELLAEHDGETQACRDLRKHMGWYLRGFPVGGELRANLARITTLAELREQLAPWADSEVAAEGSDDARGRQGSPSKVTLPEGWLDDPEDATVPVGAEIMHSGG; via the coding sequence GTGACTGTGAAGATCGGATCCCTGACGCTGAATTCCCCCGTGATACTCGCCCCGATGGCGGGTGTCACCAACGTGGCGTTCCGCACCCTGTGCCGCGAACAGGAGATCGAGAGGACGGGCACCGTCTCCGGCCTCTACGTCTGCGAGATGATCACCGCCCGCGCCCTGGTCGAACGCAATGAGAAGACCCTCCACATGACCACCTTCGCCCCGGACGAGACCCCACGCAGCATGCAGCTGTACACGACAGATCCGGAGTACACGTACAAGGCCGCGAAGATGATCGTCGACGAGAACATGGCCGACCACATCGACATGAACTTCGGCTGCCCCGTCCCCAAGGTCACCAGGCGGGGCGGCGGCTCGGCCATCCCCTACAAGCGTCGCCTCTTCGGCAACATCGTCGCAGCCGCCGTCAAAGCCACAGAGGGCACCGACATCCCCGTGACCGTGAAGTTCCGCGTCGGCATCGACGACGAACACCACACGCATCTCGACGCCGGGCGCATCGCCGTCGAGGAGGGTGCGGCGGCCGTGACCCTCCACGCGCGCACCGCCGCCCAGCGCTATTCGGGTGCCGCCGACTGGTCGCAGATCACCCGCCTGGTCGAGCATCTGGACGGCTCCGGGATCCCGGTGCTGGGCAACGGCGACATCTTCGCCGCCGGCGACGCCCGCCGGATGATGGACGAGACCGGCTGCGACGGCGTCGTCGTCGGTCGCGGCTGTCTGGGCCGCCCCTGGCTCTTCGCCGAGCTCTCGGCCGAACTGCGCGGAGAGGCCCCACCCGCCGCACCCACCCTCGGCGAAGTGACCCGCATCATCATCCGTCACGCCGAACTCCTCGCCGAGCACGACGGCGAAACCCAGGCCTGCCGCGACCTGCGCAAGCACATGGGCTGGTACCTCCGCGGTTTCCCGGTCGGCGGGGAACTGCGCGCCAACCTGGCACGCATCACCACTCTCGCGGAACTGCGCGAGCAGCTCGCCCCGTGGGCGGACTCGGAGGTTGCCGCCGAAGGTTCCGACGACGCCCGCGGCCGCCAGGGCTCCCCCTCGAAGGTCACCCTCCCCGAGGGCTGGCTCGACGATCCGGAGGACGCCACCGTTCCCGTCGGCGCCGAGATCATGCACTCCGGCGGCTAG